One stretch of Fictibacillus sp. b24 DNA includes these proteins:
- the ilvE gene encoding branched-chain-amino-acid transaminase, producing MQEQWVYVNGEYVLKEDAKVSVYDHGFLYGDGVFEGIRVYNGNVYRLDEHLQRLYESAQSIMLKIPHTKEELTDIIVETLQKNEYRDAYIRLVISRGKGNLGLDPFSCGQPGVIVIAEQLALFPKKLYETGLEIITVASRRNRPDVLSPKVKSLNYLNNILVKIEASLAGVSEALMLNDQGYVAEGSADNVFIIKGNTIKTPPGYLGALEGITRNAIVEIARDQGYNMVEEPFTRHDVYVADEVFLTGTAAEVIAVVKVDGRVIGNGAPGEHTNKLLESFRKKVVEEGVKVYSNQSVQAG from the coding sequence ATGCAGGAGCAATGGGTTTACGTTAATGGTGAGTACGTATTAAAGGAAGACGCCAAAGTCTCAGTTTATGATCATGGATTTTTATATGGAGATGGGGTGTTTGAAGGTATTCGTGTTTACAACGGCAATGTATACCGTTTGGACGAACATCTTCAACGTTTATACGAATCGGCTCAATCCATTATGCTTAAAATTCCACACACTAAAGAAGAGTTAACAGACATCATTGTCGAAACGCTCCAGAAAAATGAATATCGTGATGCTTATATTCGATTAGTTATCTCACGAGGAAAAGGAAATTTAGGACTGGATCCTTTCTCTTGCGGCCAGCCGGGTGTCATCGTAATTGCAGAGCAGCTTGCTCTTTTCCCTAAGAAACTATATGAGACTGGCTTAGAAATCATCACGGTGGCAAGCAGAAGAAATCGTCCGGATGTATTAAGTCCTAAAGTAAAATCATTAAATTACTTAAACAATATTTTAGTCAAGATCGAAGCGAGTCTTGCAGGTGTAAGTGAAGCGCTTATGCTAAACGATCAAGGCTATGTGGCGGAAGGTTCAGCTGACAATGTATTTATTATAAAAGGCAATACCATTAAGACGCCTCCAGGTTACTTAGGAGCTCTAGAAGGAATCACGCGAAACGCGATTGTCGAGATTGCACGCGACCAGGGCTACAACATGGTGGAAGAACCGTTTACGAGGCACGATGTTTATGTAGCGGATGAAGTATTCTTAACCGGTACGGCTGCTGAAGTTATAGCAGTTGTAAAAGTGGATGGCAGAGTTATCGGAAACGGTGCTCCAGGTGAGCATACAAACAAACTTTTAGAATCCTTTAGAAAAAAAGTAGTTGAAGAAGGTGTGAAAGTTTATTCAAATCAATCCGTTCAAGCGGGATAA
- the ilvD gene encoding dihydroxy-acid dehydratase: protein MRSNMIKQGIDRAPHRSLLHAAGVAPEDMDKPFIGVCNSYVDIIPGHMHLNKVGEWVKEAIREAGGIPFEFNTIGVDDGIAMGHIGMRYSLPSREVIADAAETVINAHWFDGVFYIPNCDKITPGMLMAAVRTNVPAVFVSGGPMEAGKSMAGKSLSLASVFEGVGSHLAGKMTREELLELETSACPTCGSCSGMFTANSMNSIMEMLGITLPGNGTLVATSDDRKALYKEAAVSLMDLVKNDIKPRDIITKEAIDDAFALDMAMGGSTNTVLHMLAIANEAEIDYDLSRINEIAERIPYLSKISPASDYSMQDVHRAGGVSAIINELCKMEGAIHNDRLTITGKTLEERVRHAEILDDDVIRRKENAYSPVGGLSILYGNVAPDGCVIKVGAVDPSIKTFQGEAIVYESQEEAIQGINNGEVREGHVVVIRYEGPKGGPGMPEMLTPTSAIAGRGLSTKVALITDGRFSGASRGISIGHISPEAAQGGPIAFVNNGDPILINLVNRTIQVLLTEEDWIERKGNWVKPEPKIKKGYLARYAALVTSANTGGILKI from the coding sequence ATGCGCAGTAATATGATCAAACAAGGAATCGATAGAGCCCCGCACAGAAGTCTTCTCCACGCAGCGGGAGTTGCACCAGAGGATATGGATAAACCATTTATCGGTGTTTGTAATTCCTATGTTGATATTATTCCGGGGCATATGCATCTCAACAAAGTTGGTGAGTGGGTAAAAGAAGCCATTAGAGAAGCAGGCGGAATACCTTTTGAATTTAATACGATTGGCGTAGATGACGGTATTGCGATGGGGCATATTGGAATGAGGTATTCGCTTCCGAGCAGAGAAGTCATTGCAGACGCTGCAGAAACCGTGATTAATGCCCACTGGTTTGACGGTGTGTTTTATATACCAAACTGCGATAAAATCACACCTGGTATGCTGATGGCGGCTGTTCGAACGAATGTACCAGCCGTATTTGTTTCAGGCGGTCCGATGGAAGCTGGTAAATCAATGGCAGGAAAATCGCTTTCTCTTGCCTCGGTCTTCGAAGGGGTTGGATCTCACCTTGCTGGAAAGATGACTCGCGAAGAACTATTGGAACTTGAGACGAGTGCCTGTCCGACTTGCGGATCATGCTCTGGTATGTTTACCGCTAACAGCATGAATTCCATTATGGAGATGCTAGGAATTACATTACCAGGCAATGGTACGCTCGTAGCTACATCAGATGATAGAAAAGCATTGTATAAAGAAGCTGCAGTATCACTTATGGATCTTGTGAAAAACGACATTAAACCTAGAGATATTATCACAAAAGAAGCTATTGATGACGCTTTTGCATTAGATATGGCGATGGGTGGCTCAACTAACACTGTTCTCCATATGCTTGCGATAGCAAATGAAGCTGAGATTGATTATGACTTGTCGCGAATCAATGAAATTGCAGAAAGAATTCCCTATCTCTCAAAGATTAGTCCAGCTTCAGATTATTCCATGCAGGATGTTCATAGAGCTGGTGGTGTCAGCGCTATCATCAATGAACTTTGTAAAATGGAAGGTGCTATTCATAACGATCGATTAACGATTACCGGAAAAACGCTGGAGGAACGAGTGCGTCACGCTGAAATTTTAGATGACGATGTTATCCGAAGAAAAGAAAACGCTTATTCACCAGTTGGCGGCTTATCTATCCTTTACGGAAACGTTGCGCCAGATGGCTGTGTCATCAAGGTGGGAGCAGTTGATCCTTCCATAAAAACATTTCAAGGTGAGGCGATCGTCTATGAATCACAGGAAGAGGCGATCCAAGGTATCAATAATGGAGAAGTTAGGGAAGGCCATGTCGTGGTCATTCGATATGAAGGACCAAAGGGTGGCCCGGGAATGCCAGAGATGCTTACTCCTACATCAGCGATAGCGGGTAGAGGGTTAAGCACTAAGGTGGCGTTAATAACAGACGGCAGATTTTCTGGAGCTTCAAGAGGTATCTCAATCGGCCATATATCACCTGAAGCTGCTCAAGGCGGACCAATCGCTTTTGTAAATAATGGAGATCCGATTCTAATCAATCTAGTAAATAGAACGATTCAAGTTTTGTTAACGGAAGAAGATTGGATCGAACGAAAAGGAAACTGGGTAAAACCTGAGCCGAAGATCAAGAAAGGCTATTTAGCTCGGTATGCCGCACTCGTAACATCTGCTAACACTGGAGGAATCTTAAAAATTTAA
- the ilvB gene encoding biosynthetic-type acetolactate synthase large subunit, producing the protein MKASWVAEKNSVDTSLVSGAELFIQGLQNEDVEVLFGYPGGAVLPIYDALYKAEMKHVLTRHEQGAIHAAQGYARVTGKPGVVLATSGPGATNLVTGIADAMIDSIPLVIFTGQVATNVIGTDAFQEADIVGITMPITKHNYQVQRAEDLPRIMKEAFHIANTGRKGPVLIDIPKDVAVKTAEVKEDPGIHLPGFQPTLKPNILQVKRLNEALLQAEKPVLLTGAGVLAAKAEKELVAFAEYHQIPVAQTLLGLGGFAAEHPLCLGMAGMHGTYAANMALYDCDLLIGVGARFDDRLTGNLDHFAKKALIAHIDIDPAEIGKNVPTEIPIVGCAKETLSALNQIAAEQGDYNDWVIQLSQFKSEYPLTYKTNDSELKPQKLMQILHEVTQGGAIVATDVGQHQMWAAQYYRFSDPNRWITSGGLGTMGFGFPAAIGAKVGRPELPVIAVVGDGGFQMTLQELGVLQDWGLPVIVVIVNNKSLGMVRQWQEIFYEKRFSHSLLDIQPDFVKLASAYGIDGKLAVNEDEVREALTAALASKKPFVLDCVVSADENVYPMIAPGKGLHEMIGVRG; encoded by the coding sequence ATGAAGGCCAGTTGGGTGGCTGAAAAAAATTCAGTTGATACTTCCTTAGTCTCTGGTGCTGAACTATTTATACAAGGATTGCAGAATGAAGACGTAGAGGTCTTGTTTGGATATCCGGGCGGTGCAGTATTACCGATCTACGATGCACTATACAAAGCTGAAATGAAGCACGTACTAACAAGACATGAACAAGGAGCCATTCATGCAGCTCAAGGATACGCGCGAGTAACAGGAAAACCAGGAGTTGTCCTTGCTACTTCAGGGCCAGGTGCTACCAACTTAGTCACAGGTATCGCTGACGCCATGATTGATTCGATTCCTCTTGTTATCTTTACAGGTCAGGTAGCAACGAACGTAATTGGTACTGACGCTTTTCAAGAAGCCGATATTGTCGGGATTACGATGCCGATCACAAAGCACAATTATCAAGTTCAACGAGCGGAAGACTTACCAAGGATCATGAAGGAAGCATTTCACATTGCAAATACAGGAAGGAAAGGTCCTGTATTAATCGACATACCGAAAGATGTTGCGGTAAAAACAGCTGAAGTAAAAGAAGATCCTGGGATACATCTCCCAGGATTCCAGCCGACCTTAAAGCCTAATATCCTTCAAGTTAAGAGGTTAAATGAAGCGCTGCTGCAAGCCGAAAAACCTGTTCTTTTAACAGGAGCTGGGGTTTTGGCAGCAAAAGCAGAAAAAGAGTTAGTAGCATTCGCTGAATATCATCAGATTCCAGTTGCTCAAACACTTTTAGGGTTGGGAGGCTTTGCTGCAGAACATCCACTGTGTTTAGGGATGGCTGGTATGCATGGCACATATGCCGCAAATATGGCACTTTACGATTGTGATCTTTTAATAGGTGTAGGTGCTAGATTTGATGATAGGTTAACAGGAAATCTTGATCATTTTGCCAAAAAAGCATTGATTGCACATATCGATATTGATCCAGCTGAAATCGGAAAGAATGTTCCGACTGAGATTCCGATTGTAGGTTGTGCAAAAGAAACACTGTCAGCACTAAATCAGATTGCAGCTGAACAAGGAGACTATAACGATTGGGTAATACAGCTTTCGCAATTTAAGAGTGAGTACCCGCTAACCTATAAAACAAATGATTCTGAACTGAAACCACAGAAATTAATGCAAATTCTTCACGAAGTTACACAAGGAGGAGCAATCGTTGCTACAGATGTAGGGCAGCACCAAATGTGGGCGGCACAATATTATAGGTTTTCAGACCCTAACAGATGGATCACATCAGGTGGTTTAGGGACCATGGGCTTCGGCTTTCCAGCAGCAATCGGGGCAAAAGTAGGAAGACCTGAACTTCCTGTTATCGCAGTTGTTGGTGACGGCGGCTTTCAGATGACACTTCAAGAACTTGGTGTACTTCAAGATTGGGGGCTGCCTGTAATCGTTGTGATCGTCAATAACAAATCGCTCGGGATGGTTAGACAGTGGCAGGAAATATTTTACGAAAAACGATTCTCTCATTCTCTTCTTGATATTCAGCCCGACTTTGTAAAGCTAGCTTCTGCTTACGGTATTGATGGGAAACTTGCTGTAAATGAAGATGAAGTAAGAGAAGCTCTAACTGCTGCTCTTGCGTCAAAGAAACCTTTTGTTCTCGATTGTGTCGTTTCAGCAGACGAGAATGTGTATCCGATGATTGCACCAGGAAAAGGACTTCATGAAATGATTGGAGTGAGAGGATGA
- the ilvN gene encoding acetolactate synthase small subunit, producing MRRIISATVLNESGVLNRLTGLLTKRQFNIENITVGHTEDPAVSKVTLTVWVEDDRKAEQLVKQLHKQINILKVRDLTNMALVSRELALIKVLTTPDTRSEIKMLIEPFRATVLDVSLENVTLEVTGDSEKIDALIELLRPYGIKEISRTGVTAIPRGTQKKVLELHPYSIM from the coding sequence ATGAGACGCATCATTTCGGCAACCGTATTAAACGAAAGCGGTGTGTTGAACCGTTTAACCGGGTTGCTGACAAAACGCCAATTTAACATTGAAAACATTACAGTAGGGCATACAGAAGACCCAGCTGTCTCAAAAGTGACTCTTACCGTTTGGGTAGAAGATGACCGAAAAGCTGAACAGCTCGTTAAACAGCTCCATAAGCAAATCAATATTTTAAAAGTACGAGATTTAACCAATATGGCGCTTGTCTCAAGGGAATTAGCACTCATTAAAGTGTTGACTACTCCGGACACAAGGAGTGAGATCAAAATGCTGATTGAACCTTTTAGAGCAACAGTGCTGGACGTTTCCCTTGAAAATGTGACGCTTGAAGTTACGGGAGACAGTGAAAAAATCGATGCACTTATCGAACTGCTCCGTCCATATGGCATCAAAGAAATTTCAAGAACAGGTGTCACTGCTATACCGCGTGGAACACAAAAGAAAGTACTTGAACTTCATCCCTATTCTATTATGTAA
- the ilvC gene encoding ketol-acid reductoisomerase has product MAKVYYENDLSNDVLKNKKVAVVGYGSQGHAHALNLKESGYDVVVGVREGRSFDEAVKDGFDVYPVREAARLADVVMVLLPDERQPEVYKNEILPELSAGNALVFAHGFNVHYHQVVPPQDVDVFLVAPKGPGHLVRRTFEAGEGVPALFAVYQDATGTARETALSYAKGIGSARAGVLETSFQEETETDLFGEQAVLCGGLSSLVKAGFETLTEAGYQPEVAYFECLHELKLIVDLMYEGGLEGMRYSISDTAQWGDFQSGPRVIDERVKESMKEVLKDVQSGEFAKGWILENQANRPVFHVVNNREKNHPIEKVGRELREMMPFVKAKQKKEAVASAKN; this is encoded by the coding sequence ATGGCTAAAGTATATTACGAAAACGATCTTTCTAACGACGTATTAAAGAATAAGAAGGTAGCGGTAGTAGGCTACGGATCACAAGGGCATGCACACGCATTGAACTTAAAAGAAAGCGGATATGATGTGGTTGTCGGTGTACGTGAAGGTCGCTCTTTTGATGAAGCAGTTAAAGATGGTTTTGACGTATATCCAGTTCGTGAAGCAGCAAGGCTTGCTGACGTTGTTATGGTTTTACTTCCGGATGAAAGGCAGCCTGAAGTGTACAAAAATGAGATCCTGCCAGAACTATCAGCTGGCAATGCGCTCGTATTTGCTCACGGATTCAATGTTCATTATCACCAAGTGGTACCTCCTCAAGATGTAGATGTTTTCTTAGTCGCTCCAAAGGGACCAGGTCATTTGGTCCGACGTACTTTTGAAGCAGGAGAAGGTGTACCGGCACTTTTTGCAGTATATCAAGATGCTACAGGAACAGCTCGGGAAACAGCTCTTAGCTATGCAAAAGGAATTGGATCGGCTAGAGCGGGTGTTCTTGAAACGAGCTTTCAAGAAGAAACAGAAACTGACCTTTTTGGAGAACAGGCTGTTCTTTGCGGCGGGTTATCTTCTCTAGTAAAAGCAGGATTCGAAACACTAACAGAAGCTGGTTATCAGCCTGAAGTTGCTTACTTTGAATGTTTACATGAACTGAAACTGATTGTTGACCTGATGTACGAAGGTGGATTAGAAGGTATGAGATACTCCATTTCAGATACCGCGCAGTGGGGTGACTTCCAATCAGGACCGCGCGTTATTGATGAAAGAGTAAAAGAGTCTATGAAAGAAGTATTAAAAGACGTTCAATCCGGTGAGTTTGCTAAAGGCTGGATTTTAGAGAATCAAGCTAACCGACCTGTCTTCCATGTGGTGAACAACCGTGAGAAAAACCACCCTATTGAAAAGGTAGGGAGGGAATTACGAGAAATGATGCCATTCGTGAAGGCCAAACAAAAGAAGGAGGCCGTAGCTAGTGCGAAAAATTAA
- a CDS encoding 2-isopropylmalate synthase, whose translation MRKIKIFDTTLRDGEQTAGVNLNTAEKLEIAKRLERLGVDVMEAGFPAASKGDLEAVKKIASTVKNSTVTGLARSNTSDIDYAWEALKNSAEPRLHVFLATSPIHMTYKLKKTPDQVVEIAVGAVKYARQKFPVVQWSAEDACRSDLVFLARIVEKVIDAGATVINIPDTVGFTNPEEYGKIFRFLLNNVPNIENAILSAHCHDDLGMAVANSLSAIENGANQVECTINGIGERAGNASLEEIAVALAIREDFYKAKTNLKLNEISRTSQLVSRLTGIAVPPNKAVVGKNAFAHESGIHQDGVLKEKSTYEIITPELVGVPSNQLVLGKHSGRHAFKDYLHKLGFHPDDSKLKVLFEDFKQLADRKKEMTEEDIFALLIDHKIQPEVPLYQLKDIQVNYGTNQIPTATLRLLTPDGTLIQDAATGSGSVEAIYNTLSKMLPSSLKLTDYRIQSVGAGRDALAQVFVQIVSDGHEINGSGTAQDVLEASAKAYVHAFNKLQLHSEKKSYEQISI comes from the coding sequence GTGCGAAAAATTAAAATCTTTGACACAACATTGAGGGATGGTGAGCAGACAGCTGGAGTCAACCTGAATACAGCTGAAAAACTTGAAATAGCGAAAAGGCTTGAACGGCTTGGTGTTGATGTAATGGAGGCAGGCTTTCCTGCTGCCTCTAAAGGTGATTTAGAAGCTGTAAAAAAAATTGCCTCTACCGTGAAAAACTCAACGGTTACAGGATTGGCGAGATCAAACACGAGTGATATTGATTACGCATGGGAAGCTCTAAAGAATTCTGCCGAACCAAGGCTGCATGTCTTTCTTGCAACGTCTCCCATCCATATGACGTATAAATTAAAGAAAACACCTGACCAGGTAGTAGAGATTGCTGTTGGAGCGGTAAAATACGCTCGTCAAAAATTCCCGGTAGTCCAATGGTCTGCTGAAGATGCCTGCCGATCGGATCTTGTGTTTTTAGCTCGTATCGTAGAGAAGGTCATTGATGCAGGAGCAACGGTGATTAACATACCGGATACAGTTGGTTTTACGAATCCGGAAGAATACGGTAAGATTTTCCGTTTTCTTTTAAATAATGTACCTAATATAGAAAACGCTATTTTATCAGCACATTGTCACGACGATCTAGGAATGGCAGTAGCTAACTCTTTATCAGCTATTGAAAATGGTGCTAATCAGGTGGAATGTACGATCAACGGAATCGGTGAAAGAGCTGGAAATGCATCACTTGAGGAGATTGCCGTAGCATTAGCCATTCGTGAAGACTTTTATAAAGCAAAAACGAACCTGAAATTAAATGAGATTAGCCGTACGAGCCAGCTTGTGAGCCGGTTGACTGGAATTGCGGTTCCTCCAAATAAAGCAGTAGTTGGAAAGAACGCTTTTGCTCATGAATCAGGTATTCATCAAGATGGTGTACTAAAGGAAAAATCAACGTATGAGATTATCACACCAGAACTTGTTGGAGTTCCGTCTAATCAACTTGTGCTAGGTAAACATTCCGGAAGACATGCTTTTAAGGATTACCTGCACAAACTAGGGTTTCATCCTGATGACAGCAAACTAAAAGTTCTTTTTGAGGATTTTAAACAGTTAGCTGATCGAAAAAAAGAAATGACAGAAGAAGATATCTTTGCCTTGTTGATCGACCATAAAATCCAGCCGGAAGTACCGCTGTATCAGTTAAAAGATATTCAAGTGAACTACGGAACGAATCAAATTCCAACAGCGACATTACGATTGCTGACTCCAGATGGCACATTAATTCAAGACGCAGCAACAGGCTCGGGAAGTGTTGAAGCAATCTACAATACGCTTAGCAAGATGCTGCCATCATCACTCAAACTAACAGATTATAGAATTCAATCTGTCGGTGCTGGCAGAGATGCACTTGCACAAGTTTTTGTTCAGATTGTTAGTGACGGTCATGAAATCAATGGCAGCGGTACAGCTCAAGATGTTTTGGAAGCTTCGGCTAAAGCCTATGTTCATGCATTTAATAAACTGCAGCTCCATTCTGAGAAGAAGAGTTACGAACAGATCAGTATTTAA
- the leuB gene encoding 3-isopropylmalate dehydrogenase, translated as MKKKIAVLPGDGIGPEVVKGALQVLDGVATRFGHQFETTEKVFGGAAIDQEGTPLPDDTLEFCKGSDAVLLGAVGGPKWDKGNVRPEQGLLALRKALNVFANVRPVQVFPGLEHLSPLKSSRVKGADFVFVRELTGGIYFSEPKTRNGDGAVDTLSYTREEITRIVEKAYELAVARRKKVTSVDKANVLETSKLWREIVEETAEKYPTVETEHVLVDYAAMRMISDPSSFDVIVTENMFGDILSDEASVITGSLGMMPSASLSESGPGLYEPIHGSAPDIAGTGKANPIGMILSVGMMLRHSFGLEKEAAAVELAVFETLQAGYRTKDIYDGTGTLVSTKEMVNQIHFRMLEDSTSATLLEVYV; from the coding sequence ATGAAAAAGAAGATAGCAGTTTTGCCTGGTGACGGCATCGGACCAGAAGTGGTCAAGGGTGCTCTGCAAGTGCTGGATGGTGTAGCAACACGGTTCGGTCATCAATTCGAAACGACTGAAAAAGTATTTGGAGGTGCTGCTATTGACCAGGAAGGCACTCCCTTGCCGGATGACACATTAGAATTCTGTAAAGGAAGTGATGCTGTACTGCTTGGAGCAGTCGGCGGTCCGAAATGGGATAAAGGAAACGTCCGGCCAGAACAGGGATTATTAGCATTAAGAAAAGCATTAAATGTTTTTGCCAACGTAAGACCTGTTCAAGTCTTTCCTGGCCTTGAACATCTATCTCCTCTTAAATCAAGCAGGGTTAAAGGAGCCGATTTTGTTTTTGTTAGGGAATTAACGGGCGGAATCTATTTTTCGGAACCGAAGACAAGAAACGGTGACGGAGCAGTTGATACGTTATCTTATACGCGAGAAGAGATTACGAGGATCGTAGAAAAAGCGTATGAACTGGCTGTTGCAAGAAGAAAAAAAGTAACTTCTGTCGATAAGGCAAACGTTCTTGAAACAAGCAAGTTGTGGAGAGAGATCGTTGAAGAAACGGCGGAAAAATACCCAACTGTAGAAACAGAGCACGTGCTGGTAGACTATGCTGCTATGAGAATGATAAGTGATCCTTCAAGTTTCGATGTAATCGTTACGGAAAACATGTTCGGAGATATTTTGTCTGATGAAGCTTCTGTAATTACCGGATCCCTGGGCATGATGCCTTCTGCTTCTCTTAGTGAGAGCGGTCCAGGCCTTTATGAACCCATCCATGGTTCAGCACCTGATATTGCAGGAACGGGAAAAGCAAATCCTATTGGAATGATTCTAAGTGTTGGGATGATGCTTCGCCATTCCTTTGGATTAGAAAAAGAAGCGGCAGCTGTAGAATTGGCTGTGTTTGAAACACTTCAAGCAGGTTATCGCACAAAGGATATTTATGATGGAACGGGCACTCTCGTTTCGACAAAAGAAATGGTTAATCAAATTCATTTTAGAATGCTTGAGGATTCAACAAGCGCAACACTTCTAGAGGTTTATGTGTAA
- the leuC gene encoding 3-isopropylmalate dehydratase large subunit: MSKTIIDKLWDSHVVVKEENKPDLLYIDLHLIHEVTSPQAFAGLREKNRTVRRPDLCFATMDHNIPTVDRFNIKDETSRLQVETLEKNCEEFGIQLEGLNSEQQGIVHVIGPELGLTLPGKTIVCGDSHTSTHGAFGALAFGIGTSEVEHVLATQTLWQNKPKQMKVNIEGDLGFGVTAKDVILWFIAKFGTNVGTGYIIEFSGSTVREFSMEERMTLCNMSIEAGAKASVISPDETTFEYIEGKRYSPKDQDFKQSCESWSKLASDPEAKFDHVIEINASEIEPMVTWGTTPSMCLPVSGVIPADDPSFSSEEKQSLQNALTYMGFKGNEKIEEIPVQHVFIGSCTNSRLSDLIEASKVVEGLKVHPDVRAIVVPGSQSVKKEAEKLGLHQIFLDAGFQWRESGCSMCLGMNDDIVPEGERCASTSNRNFAGRQGKGARTHLVSPIMAAAAALKGKFTDVRSVLPVKELEVNRYAGV; encoded by the coding sequence TTGAGTAAAACAATAATTGATAAACTTTGGGATAGCCATGTTGTTGTAAAAGAAGAAAATAAACCAGACCTTCTTTACATTGATCTCCATTTAATTCATGAAGTGACATCACCTCAAGCTTTTGCTGGATTAAGAGAAAAAAACAGAACAGTTAGAAGACCGGATTTATGTTTTGCCACGATGGATCATAACATCCCGACAGTAGACCGTTTCAATATAAAAGATGAGACATCCCGCTTGCAGGTAGAAACACTTGAAAAAAACTGTGAAGAATTTGGTATCCAGCTCGAAGGACTGAATTCTGAACAGCAAGGAATCGTTCACGTTATTGGACCTGAACTGGGATTGACTCTGCCAGGTAAAACGATCGTGTGTGGAGACAGCCACACTTCCACACACGGTGCGTTTGGAGCACTCGCATTTGGAATCGGCACGAGTGAAGTGGAGCATGTTCTTGCTACTCAAACACTATGGCAGAACAAACCGAAACAGATGAAGGTCAATATTGAAGGGGATTTAGGTTTTGGCGTCACAGCTAAAGATGTGATTTTATGGTTCATTGCGAAATTTGGAACAAATGTTGGCACAGGATATATCATTGAGTTTTCTGGCAGTACAGTCAGAGAATTCTCGATGGAAGAAAGAATGACGCTTTGTAATATGTCGATCGAGGCAGGTGCCAAAGCATCGGTTATCTCTCCTGATGAGACCACTTTTGAATATATCGAGGGCAAGCGCTATTCCCCGAAAGATCAAGATTTTAAACAAAGTTGTGAGAGCTGGAGTAAGCTAGCAAGTGATCCAGAAGCAAAGTTTGATCACGTTATTGAAATCAATGCTTCAGAGATTGAACCAATGGTCACATGGGGTACAACGCCTTCAATGTGTCTGCCGGTCAGTGGAGTGATTCCTGCAGATGATCCGTCATTCTCAAGTGAAGAAAAACAATCTTTGCAAAATGCTCTCACTTATATGGGCTTTAAAGGCAATGAAAAAATAGAAGAGATACCTGTTCAGCATGTGTTTATTGGGTCATGTACGAACTCTAGGCTCAGTGATTTAATCGAAGCTTCAAAAGTTGTAGAGGGTTTGAAAGTTCATCCTGATGTACGTGCAATCGTAGTACCTGGTTCACAATCAGTTAAAAAAGAAGCTGAGAAACTCGGCTTGCATCAGATTTTTTTGGATGCAGGATTTCAATGGAGAGAATCAGGCTGTTCAATGTGTCTTGGGATGAATGATGATATCGTTCCAGAAGGAGAAAGATGTGCATCTACTTCGAACCGGAATTTTGCCGGAAGACAAGGAAAAGGGGCGAGAACACACCTAGTTAGTCCAATTATGGCCGCTGCTGCTGCCTTGAAAGGAAAATTTACAGATGTTCGTTCTGTACTGCCTGTTAAGGAACTGGAGGTGAATCGTTATGCCGGGGTTTAA
- the leuD gene encoding 3-isopropylmalate dehydratase small subunit, with the protein MPGFKTHSGSAAVLDRNHVDTDQIIPKQFLKKIDKAGYGEFLFYDWRYLSDGSENSAFELNQEETKGASILVTGKNFGCGSSREHAPWALKDYGFQVIIAESFADIFFNNCVKNGILPIRLSENEIQQLRKNSSKQVIENLKVNLEEQHVANPNGEVFWFEFDPYWKKMLLNGWDEISVTLQQEANIKKYEDERIVN; encoded by the coding sequence ATGCCGGGGTTTAAGACACATTCGGGTAGTGCCGCAGTTCTTGACCGTAATCATGTAGATACCGATCAAATCATCCCAAAGCAATTTTTGAAAAAAATTGATAAAGCAGGGTACGGTGAGTTTTTGTTTTATGACTGGAGATATCTCTCTGACGGGAGCGAAAACTCAGCATTCGAATTAAATCAAGAAGAAACAAAAGGAGCTTCCATTTTAGTTACAGGTAAAAACTTTGGATGCGGTTCATCGAGAGAGCATGCACCATGGGCACTTAAGGACTATGGTTTTCAAGTAATTATCGCAGAAAGTTTCGCTGATATATTTTTTAACAACTGTGTAAAAAATGGAATATTGCCTATCAGGTTATCCGAAAATGAGATCCAACAGCTTCGTAAGAATTCTTCAAAACAAGTTATTGAGAACCTGAAAGTGAATCTGGAAGAACAGCACGTTGCGAATCCAAATGGAGAGGTTTTCTGGTTTGAGTTTGACCCGTATTGGAAAAAGATGCTCCTGAACGGATGGGATGAAATTTCTGTCACTCTTCAACAGGAAGCAAACATTAAAAAATATGAAGATGAGAGGATTGTGAACTGA